The Zygotorulaspora mrakii chromosome 3, complete sequence genome includes a region encoding these proteins:
- the ZAP1 gene encoding Zap1p (similar to Saccharomyces cerevisiae ZAP1 (YJL056C); ancestral locus Anc_1.326) gives MLDPVEFRADNEVHPEGIVHGHIHNFDNMTFIHGHVHHGLQEAAASSDVVGEPLQTSAVAVPTTTAATPLPITQPTDRISEHCKTDPDCQHFEIINYHRNADSCGKKHPVAAKSARSSSFGSSMFSDDFLLLPSKKRKILQNKSDSRGNGNNNSSTNGTTNKSDPNAENCECHSKILEVCCDVKHPDDPYSAQKDKDAIIYTGIENNPLLHSALHNTGSNQANGNGKNSGVYANDNNSNKNSYQYAAGIPGIPEINCDLTCGPSSYYKEKANSNSNANSVSISTSSQNGSETEKEEEDIFEKFCKECLNLGLEQKLNGNDKLSSPSNSHIHHHHNHYHHKCSMDTPLSASSTSSNNSIKIESNPKHDESIHVPTTTNNVNSTLFDVDAVTNNVTPLPHGRSCHDHIVNTQMDLKILDDLCNISSLYEFPSASHLNHQNHSHINSKIKGESNNSIPQKNNEIPSESINLLESSLRGTTTNTQNNKSNQSHHHHIVQIHPPCKPCCSNVSMQPQISDNEFNLIDTNTIPYNNKNYSYERSTLQEDTIAEDSNISTLPKFNNSQKPSFDWNLTGQENNIINFNWSFKNEENNIKCKWDQCSETYSTLLDLQKHMLRDHVGDDSSPDLSCYWEACSFEGEDTCSLINHINADHGINFGMRVVDPNSLLEQRDPAEIHNHNSQECNHHHHPQEYDHDHVHNHNHQNCNHYHNPNHHESYREHHNHIHLKEDQPQDHNYDYMQYRDLHCDYCDTETMSYNQNTQNNEQQDPLETPVHKHDCSSHQHRQQPNQKAPMIQTDSNGPMKLQCRWGTCRETFDSAEALTNHLEQVHLTRGKSEYQCHWEGCSKRFTQRQKLVRHLKVHSGYKPYKCSVCAKCFSSDDTLTQHMRIHSGEKPFECPICGKKFTVSSSLKIHIRTHTGEKPLQCKICGKRFNESSNLSKHMKTHQKKYKCIFCARSFETLDRFQAHQNKCTKAHEKRYKETS, from the coding sequence ATGTTAGATCCTGTGGAATTCCGTGCCGATAATGAGGTGCATCCAGAAGGAATCGTGCATGGTCATATTCACAACTTTGACAACATGACCTTCATCCATGGTCATGTACATCACGGATTGCAAGAGGCAGCGGCAAGCTCAGATGTGGTGGGTGAACCACTTCAGACGTCGGCGGTCGCTGTACCGACCACGACGGCTGCTACACCATTGCCTATAACACAACCGACTGACCGGATCAGCGAGCATTGCAAGACTGATCCTGATTGTCAGCATTTCGAGATCATAAACTATCACAGGAACGCCGATAGTTGTGGCAAAAAGCATCCAGTAGCAGCAAAAAGTGCACGGAGCTCGTCGTTTGGCTCCTCCATGTTCAGCGATGATTTTTTACTTTTGCCAtccaagaaaagaaaaatattaCAAAACAAGAGCGATAGCAGAGGCAATggaaacaacaacagcagtaCCAACGGCACTACAAATAAGAGCGATCCGAATGCTGAAAATTGCGAATGTCATTCCAAGATTCTGGAAGTCTGTTGTGACGTAAAACATCCAGATGATCCATACAGCGCACAGAAGGATAAAGATGCAATAATCTACACGGGAATAGAAAACAATCCCTTACTGCACTCCGCACTTCACAACACAGGCAGCAATCAAGCGAATGGAAATGGCAAGAATAGCGGCGTTTATGCAAATGATAACAATAGTAATAAAAATAGTTATCAATATGCTGCAGGTATACCAGGCATACCAGAAATTAATTGTGATTTAACATGTGGACCAAGTTCGTACTATAAAGAAAAGGCAAATTCTAATTCAAACGCAAATTCAGTTTCAATTTCGACAAGTTCACAGAATGGAAGTGAAActgaaaaggaagaagaggatatatttgaaaaattttgcaaagaatgTTTAAATTTGGGTCTtgaacaaaaattgaatggtAATGACAAGCTATCATCACCGAGTAATAGTCACATTCACCATCATCATAATCATTATCACCATAAATGTTCAATGGATACTCCTTTATCCGCAAGTTCAACTTCAAGTAATAATTCAattaaaattgaaagtaACCCTAAACATGATGAAAGTATTCATGTACCGACAACGACAAATAATGTAAACAGTACATtatttgatgttgatgCAGTTACAAATAATGTTACACCATTACCGCATGGCAGATCGTGTCATGATCATATAGTAAACACTCAAATGgatctgaaaattttagatGATTTGTGTAATATTTCGTCATTATATGAATTTCCATCAGCAAGTCAtttaaatcatcaaaacCATTCACACATTAACTCCAAAATTAAAGGTGAAAGTAATAACTCAATACCacagaaaaataatgaaattccATCCGAAAGTATAAATTTACTAGAGTCATCCTTACGAGGTACAACAACAAATACACAAAATaacaaatcaaatcaatCGCATCATCACCACATTGTTCAAATACATCCACCCTGCAAGCCATGTTGCTCAAACGTTAGCATGCAGCCTCAAATATCAGATAATGAATTCAATCTCATTGATACAAATACTATTCCATATAACAATAAAAATTATAGTTACGAACGATCAACCTTACAGGAAGATACAATAGCAGAGgattcaaatatatcaacaCTTCCTAAATTCAATAATTCTCAAAAACCATCATTTGATTGGAATTTAACAGGTCAAGAAAATAACATTATTAATTTCAATTGGTCATTCAAAAACGAAGAAAATAACATAAAATGTAAATGGGATCAATGTTCTGAAACTTATTCGACTTTACTTGATTTGCAAAAGCATATGCTGAGAGATCATGTCGGGGATGATTCTTCTCCGGATCTATCATGCTACTGGGAGGCTTGCAGTTTTGAAGGTGAGGATACATGTTCATTAATAAACCATATTAATGCCGATCATGGTATTAATTTTGGTATGAGAGTTGTTGACCCTAATTCTTTGCTGGAACAAAGAGACCCAGCCGAAATTCATAACCATAATAGTCAGGAATGTAATCACCATCACCATCCACAGGAATATGATCATGATCACGTTCACAACCACAATCATCAGAATTGTAATCACTATCACAATCCCAATCACCATGAGTCCTATCGCGAGCATCATAACCACATTCATCTTAAGGAAGATCAACCTCAAGACCACAATTATGATTATATGCAATATCGCGATTTGCACTGCGATTATTGTGATACTGAAACCATGTCCTATAACCAAAATACTCAGAACAACGAACAACAAGATCCATTGGAAACTCCTGTACATAAGCACGATTGCTCATCACATCAGCATCGTCAGCAACCAAATCAGAAGGCTCCAATGATCCAAACGGATAGCAATGGTCCTATGAAACTGCAATGCAGATGGGGCACTTGTAGAGAAACTTTTGATTCTGCTGAAGCTTTGACTAATCATTTGGAGCAAGTTCATTTGACAAGAGGAAAATCTGAGTATCAGTGTCATTGGGAAGGTTGTAGTAAAAGATTTACCCAGAGACAAAAATTGGTTCGTCATTTAAAAGTACATTCGGGTTACAAGCCATATAAATGTTCAGTTTGCGCAAAGTGTTTTTCAAGTGATGATACTTTGACCCAACATATGAGAATTCATTCTGGTGAAAAACCATTCGAATGCCCAATTTGTGGTAAAAAATTCACCGTATCAAGTTCTTTAAAGATTCACATTAGAACGCATACTGGCGAGAAACCTTTGCAATGCAAGATTTGTGGTAAAAGATTCAATGAATCATCTAACCTAAGTAAGCATATGAaaactcatcaaaaaaaatataaatgtATTTTCTGTGCCAGAAGCTTTGAAACCCTGGATAGGTTCCAAGCTCATCAAAACAAATGCACTAAGGCGCACGAGAAGCGATACAAAGAAACTTCAtga
- the LOG1 gene encoding Log1p (similar to Saccharomyces cerevisiae YJL055W; ancestral locus Anc_1.327), giving the protein MTSSSISSVCVYCGSSFGSDEKYAKQAAKLGELFHKLGWRLVYGGGTTGLMGTIASSAMGPKVDGKVLGVIPDALVSKEREPVSEEEWNAKLKESVDNHQGATPISSKYGETCIVPDMHTRKRKMADESDAYVAMPGGYGTLEEIMECITWSQLGIHDKPIVLFNIDGFYDSLLSFINHSIEQGFISKKNGEIIQVAHTPQEVVEKISNYIVPEGRFNLAWKDECDKGH; this is encoded by the coding sequence ATGACCTCTAGCAGTATCAGTTCGGTTTGTGTGTACTGTGGATCGAGTTTTGGCAGCGATGAAAAGTATGCGAAACAAGCGGCCAAATTAGGGGAACTGTTTCACAAGCTGGGATGGAGATTGGTCTACGGCGGTGGCACGACGGGTTTGATGGGCACTATTGCGTCGTCTGCAATGGGGCCAAAGGTGGACGGAAAGGTTCTAGGTGTCATACCAGATGCGCTCGTGTCCAAGGAGAGAGAGCCAGTGAGCGAGGAGGAATGGAACGCGAAGTTGAAGGAATCGGTTGATAACCATCAGGGCGCAACGccaatatcatcaaaatatggCGAGACTTGTATTGTCCCAGACATGCACACgagaaagaggaaaatggCGGACGAAAGTGACGCCTATGTCGCGATGCCAGGTGGCTACGGAACGCTGGAAGAGATAATGGAGTGTATCACCTGGTCCCAATTGGGCATCCATGACAAGCCGATCGTTCTCTTTAATATTGACGGATTTTACGACAGCTTACTGAGCTTCATAAATCACAGTATTGAGCAAGGCTTCATCAGTAAGAAGAACGGTGAAATTATTCAGGTTGCCCATACGCCACAAGAAGTTGTGGAAAAGATTTCGAACTACATCGTTCCTGAAGGCAGATTCAACTTAGCATGGAAAGACGAGTGCGATAAGGGtcattga
- the HSM3 gene encoding Hsm3p (similar to Saccharomyces cerevisiae HSM3 (YBR272C); ancestral locus Anc_1.333): MSTNAGNIHVKRYIDDLNETLESNQPPDQVNFEIKKCLLSLNPLKTITEDPKKLVANIKRLLIESTSESELDFDLILELLNTLINKCCFEVILEVFSIDDLKMALKSTLLPLVNAACNVISRSYPKGLFATSDLFDVIIGLYFNIDTDVSVINSIEKVFEELSSNELVRKRIFENNSLIIDSVRRGTEPTLISRLLELLKIESKFIDRCEFDEKLFSFTSQEIFNYLKADIVLFINIVVYYTDFLDEATVVNFANKNTEWLLKYVLEIIPTFGKIYSLGDNYPDIRYFSRTYLFKFFRKVSYLEDDSYFKSLDEKYLRISEQNKNLKDFLSFVNPAYLFRYHCSLLRDYITVTPTKLGAIRNVISDPQCFELIKNHLTSDAILLLPYMEQMVLLQRLSLFSHSVYYLVHSLPRVMSNLIQNSGDISEPETASLREEAIVNLLRFNSTTLNVWYIPLTDALAKISNPKTKHEPEPQLASSFI; this comes from the coding sequence ATGTCAACGAATGCCGGAAATATTCATGTCAAGAGGTATATTGATGATCTCAACGAGACTCTTGAGTCTAATCAACCTCCAGACCAAGTCAATTTTGAGATTAAGAAATGCTTATTGAGTCTGAATCCCTTGAAGACAATTACGGAAGACCCCAAAAAATTGGTTGCCAATATAAAACGATTGTTGATTGAAAGTACTTCAGAATCAGAATTAGATTTTGACCTCATTCTCGAACTGTTGAATACTTTAATAAACAAATGTTGTTTCGAAGTCATTCTGGAAGTTTTCTCCATAGATGATCTCAAGATGGCTTTGAAGTCGACTTTGTTACCATTGGTTAATGCTGCCTGCAATGTTATTTCGAGATCGTATCCAAAGGGTCTATTCGCAACTTCAGACCTGTTTGATGTTATTATTGGACTCTATTTCAACATAGATACCGATGTATCCGTGATCAACAGTATTGAGAAAGTGTTTGAAGAATTAAGTTCAAACGAACTCGTTAGAAAAcgaatatttgaaaataattcCTTAATTATCGACTCAGTCAGAAGAGGAACTGAACCAACATTAATATCAAGACTACTGGAATTACTGAAAATAGAATCCAAATTTATTGATAGATGTGAATTCGACGAGAAATTGTTCAGTTTCACTTCACAAGAGATTTTCAACTATCTGAAAGCAGACATCGTACTCTTTATAAATATTGTGGTGTACTACACTGATTTTCTAGACGAGGCTACAGTTGTGAACTTTGCCAATAAGAATACGGAATGGCTACTAAAATACGTTCTTGAAATTATTCCAACTTTTGGTAAAATTTATTCTCTGGGTGACAACTATCCAGACAttagatatttttcaagaacgtatttattcaaattttttaggAAAGTTTCATATTTAGAGGATGATTCATATTTCAAGTCTTTGGATGAAAAATACCTAAGGATTTCGGagcaaaataaaaatttgaaggattTTCTATCATTCGTCAATCCCGCATACTTGTTTAGGTATCATTGCTCCCTGCTGAGAGACTACATTACTGTAACCCCAACAAAATTAGGAGCCATAAGAAATGTTATATCAGATCCGCAATGCTTTGAATTGATTAAAAACCACTTAACATCTGATGCGATACTACTACTGCCCTACATGGAACAAATGGTGCTATTGCAGCGACTATCACTATTTTCACATTCTGTATATTATTTGGTTCACTCATTACCGAGAGTCATGTCTAACCTAATACAAAACAGCGGCGACATTTCTGAACCGGAAACGGCCAGTTTGAGAGAAGAAGCAATCGTGAACCTATTAAGATTTAATAGTACTACTTTGAATGTGTGGTATATTCCCCTAACTGATGCTTTGGCAAAAATCAGCAATCCAAAGACTAAGCATGAGCCTGAACCTCAACTTGCTTCGTCCTTCATATGA
- the MTR4 gene encoding ATP-dependent RNA helicase MTR4 (similar to Saccharomyces cerevisiae MTR4 (YJL050W); ancestral locus Anc_1.332) yields the protein MMEDDLFDAFNEDPAELPDLPLETIEEENAKLEDAGTNEIAPTTSKRSNSNRDGSDTEQDNAEKVSLNKRKKQERKQIEEKKQSAVVPVVTDAFEQEASREVIASAGLMADEVSKSEQDGKVKLSHQVRHQVALPPNYDYKPIGEHVRSNEARTYPFTLDPFQDTAISCIDRGESVLVSAHTSAGKTVVAEYAIAQSLREKQRVIYTSPIKALSNQKYRELLAEFGDVGLMTGDITINPDAGCLVMTTEILRSMLYRGSEVMREVAWVVFDEVHYMRDKERGVVWEETIILLPDKVHYVFLSATIPNAMEFAEWVCKIHVQPCHIVYTDFRPTPLQHYLFPAHGEGIYLVVDEKSTFREENFQKAMASISSQSGDDPNSVDSRGKKGQTFKGGASKGDSKGDIYKIVKMIWKRKYNPVIVFSFSKRDCEELALKMSKLDFNTEDEKDALTKIFNNAIALLPEADREIPQIKHILPLLRRGIGIHHSGLLPILKEVIEILFQEGFLKVLFATETFSIGLNMPAKTVVFTSVRKWDGQQFRWVSGGEYIQMSGRAGRRGLDDRGIVIMMIDEKMEPQVAKGMVKGQADRLDSAFHLGYNMILNLMRVEGISPESMLESSFYQFQNVISVPIMEKQLAQLKAEVDSIQVDDEENVKQYYDIRQTLDGYNEDVRHVMTHPANALSFLQPGRLLNINIGNKDNYGWGVVVDFAKRMNKRSSNVEFTDHESYIINVLVNTMYVDSPVNLIKPYNPSFPEGIRPAIDGEKTACAILPVTLESIRRIGNIRLFMPKDVKAGGQKETVGKSLSEVSRRFPDGIPLIDPVKNMKIEDEDFAKLLRKIEVLESRLYSNPLSQSVRLGELYEKYSRKHSIQAEMKNLIRKINESQAVIQLDDLRRRKRVLRRLGFCTQSDIIELKGRVACEISSGDELLLTELLFNGNLSELKPEQVAALLSCFAFQERCKEAPRLKPELAEPLKVLKETAAKIAKIMKESKIEVVEKDYVESFRHELMEVVYEWCRGASFTQICKMTDVYEGSLIRMFKRLEELIKELVDVSNTIGNAALKEKMEAALNLIHRDIVSAGSLYL from the coding sequence ATGATGGAGGATGACCTGTTCGATGCTTTCAATGAAGATCCTGCTGAACTGCCGGATCTGCCGCTTGAAACTAtagaagaggaaaatgcGAAACTGGAAGATGCAGGTACTAATGAAATAGCACCTACAACGTCCAAAAGATCTAACTCGAATCGAGATGGATCTGATACAGAGCAAGATAATGCAGAAAAAGtctctttgaataaaaggaagaagcaagaaagaaaacagatcgaagaaaaaaagcaaTCCGCCGTTGTTCCTGTCGTAACGGATGCGTTTGAGCAAGAGGCATCTCGAGAAGTTATTGCTTCAGCGGGACTTATGGCCGATGAAGTATCCAAATCAGAACAAGACGGTAAGGTCAAGCTGTCACATCAGGTTCGTCATCAAGTTGCTTTACCACCAAATTACGATTATAAACCAATTGGTGAGCATGTCAGATCAAATGAAGCAAGAACTTATCCTTTCACATTAGATCCTTTCCAAGATACTGCGATCTCTTGTATCGATAGAGGAGAGTCTGTTCTAGTGTCAGCACATACATCGGCAGGTAAGACTGTCGTCGCCGAGTATGCCATTGCGCAATCTTTAAGAGAGAAACAAAGGGTTATCTATACATCACCCATCAAAGCTTTATCCAACCAAAAGTACAGAGAACTTTTGGCAGAATTCGGAGATGTGGGTCTTATGACTGGTGACATTACCATAAATCCAGATGCTGGTTGCCTTGTTATGACAACCGAAATTCTAAGGAGTATGTTATACAGGGGTAGTGAAGTTATGAGAGAAGTTGCATGGGTAGTATTTGATGAAGTGCATTATATGAGAGACAAGGAACGTGGTGTTGTGTGGGAGGAAACAATTATTCTTTTGCCAGATAAGGTTCACTACGTTTTCTTATCCGCTACTATCCCTAATGCTATGGAGTTTGCCGAGTGGGTTTGCAAAATCCATGTTCAACCATGTCATATTGTGTACACCGATTTTAGACCCACTCCTTTGCAACATTATTTGTTCCCTGCTCATGGTGAAGGTATTTACCTAGTTGTCGATGAAAAGAGCACTTTTAGAGAGGagaactttcaaaaagcaatGGCATCTATCAGCAGCCAATCTGGTGACGATCCAAATTCTGTCGACTCAAGGGGAAAAAAGGGACAAACCTTCAAAGGAGGCGCTTCAAAAGGTGATTCTAAGGGTGATATCTACAAGATTGTAAAAATGATATGGAAACGTAAATATAATCCAGTTATCGTCTTCTCCTTTAGTAAGCGTGATTGCGAGGAACTGGCGCTTAAAATGTCGAAATTAGATTTCAATACTGAGGACGAAAAGGATGCCttgacaaaaatttttaacaaTGCTATCGCCCTATTACCTGAAGCCGATAGAGAAATTCCTCAAATCAAGCATATCCTCCCTCTTTTAAGAAGAGGTATTGGTATTCATCATTCTGGACTGCTTCCAATTTTAAAAGAAGTTATTGAAATCCTTTTCCAGGAGGGGTTTTTGAAAGTCTTATTCGCCACGGAGACCTTTTCTATCGGATTGAATATGCCTGCAAAGACAGTTGTTTTTACCTCTGTGAGGAAATGGGATGGACAGCAATTTCGTTGGGTTTCTGGTGGTGAGTATATTCAGATGTCTGGACGTGCAGGGCGTCGTGGTTTGGATGATAGAGGTATTGTCATTATGAtgattgatgaaaaaatggaaccACAGGTTGCAAAAGGCATGGTAAAGGGTCAGGCAGATAGGCTTGATTCAGCTTTCCATCTTGGTTATAATATGATTTTGAACTTGATGAGAGTCGAAGGTATATCTCCTGAATCCATGTTGGAAAGttcattttatcaattcCAGAATGTAATTTCTGTTCCTATTATGGAAAAACAGCTTGCTCAATTGAAAGCAGAGGTTGACAGTATTCAAGttgatgacgaagaaaaTGTAAAGCAGTATTACGATATTAGGCAGACGTTGGATGGTTATAATGAAGATGTTCGTCATGTCATGACTCATCCAGCAAACGCATTGAGTTTTTTGCAACCGGGGAGATTGCTGAATATCAACATTGGTAACAAAGATAATTACGGATGGGGTGTAGTAGTAGACTTtgcaaaaagaatgaataAGCGGAGTTCAAATGTAGAGTTCACAGATCATGAATCTTATATCATCAACGTTTTAGTTAATACCATGTATGTGGACTCTCCAGTTAATTTGATAAAGCCTTATAACCCTAGCTTCCCAGAGGGCATACGTCCTGCTATCGATGGAGAGAAAACTGCTTGTGCCATACTTCCGGTGACTTTAGAATCTATCCGTAGAATAGGAAATATCAGACTTTTTATGCCTAAGGATGTCAAGGCAGGTGGTCAGAAAGAGACCGTAGGAAAATCGCTAAGCGAAGTTAGCCGAAGATTTCCTGATGGAATTCCTTTAATTGATCCAGTCAAGAATATGAAGATTGAGGATGAAGACTTTGCAAAATTACTCAGAAAGATCGAAGTGCTAGAATCAAGATTATACTCTAATCCGCTCTCCCAGTCAGTAAGATTAGGTGAGTTATACGAAAAGTACAGTAGGAAGCACTCTATACAGGccgaaatgaaaaatctaatACGTAAGATAAACGAATCGCAAGCCGTGATCCAATTGGATGATTTACGGCGTCGTAAAAGAGTACTGCGTCGATTGGGATTTTGTACGCAAAGCGATATTATAGAGCTAAAGGGTAGAGTGGCTTGTGAAATATCGAGTGGTGATGAATTATTACTCACGgaacttcttttcaatggtaaCTTGAGTGAATTGAAACCAGAACAAGTCGCTGCTTTGCTCTCTTGTTTCGCTTTTCAGGAACGTTGTAAGGAGGCACCCCGTCTAAAACCTGAATTGGCCGAACCattgaaagttttgaaagaaactGCAGCTAAAATTGCGAAAATCATGAAGGAGTCTAAAATAGAGGTTGTAGAAAAGGATTACGTAGAGAGCTTCAGGCATGAATTGATGGAGGTTGTCTATGAGTGGTGTAGAGGAGCGAGCTTCACACAAATATGTAAAATGACAGATGTTTATGAAGGTTCTTTGATAAGAATGTTCAAAAGGCTggaagaattgatcaaagagCTGGTAGATGTTTCTAATACAATTGGAAATGCTGCATTaaaggaaaagatggaAGCTGCCTTGAACTTAATACATAGAGATATTGTTTCGGCGGGTTCACTATATTTATGA
- the TIM54 gene encoding Tim22-complex subunit TIM54 (similar to Saccharomyces cerevisiae TIM54 (YJL054W); ancestral locus Anc_1.328), whose amino-acid sequence MSNLSPNGVPPKVKPGYTNPAFRAMGIPPLKLPSRNWMIFWSVVTVSVSGILYDKQKQKQIRNHYQDIVKPLANEPIDVNLRPRKITVFIAPPPNDYLDSSLKIWRRYIKPILYYAGVDYEIVQEEKQGMIRTEVANRVRAVRRQLLEARNQEKPLSHEGTSKNEFIPLDEYDPEQAKRFKANFDYRNVIGPFLGKDKPVVTEADSLTPSELSGGVICLGRGAYKEYITGLHEGLLGPLEAPVKVRVANADDKQSSQIQSAETNVACETITESQSEEPNVGADSNANEDEKHSEEEHSEEKQSEKDSKSKISKPFITPADYANVEIPHELSLSGQSSVVRDPKTNIPLLLHQPVLAISVPNLVGFLKIPERIYRFYRKRYYCEEVCSAVTDLVVQKNIRPFSHPQDLGLAIEEEDDWPKSWVKEGLKRQSEWTSDLKDDPRIVEYVTLYNEKKEE is encoded by the coding sequence ATGAGTAACTTGAGTCCAAATGGGGTCCCACCTAAGGTGAAGCCTGGGTATACAAATCCTGCATTTAGAGCAATGGGTATTCCACCATTAAAATTACCGTCAAGAAACTGGATGATTTTTTGGTCAGTGGTGACTGTGTCTGTAAGTGGTATACTGTACGACAAgcagaaacaaaaacaaattagAAACCATTATCAAGATATTGTTAAACCACTGGCGAATGAACCAATTGATGTCAATTTACGGCCAAGAAAAATTACTGTGTTTATTGCACCACCACCAAATGATTATTTAGATTCTTCTTTAAAGATCTGGAGACGTTATATTAAACCAATCCTGTACTATGCGGGCGTTGATTATGAAAttgttcaagaagaaaagcagGGCATGATAAGAACCGAAGTTGCCAATAGAGTAAGAGCAGTAAGGAGACAACTTTTGGAAGCCCGCAATCAAGAAAAGCCGCTTTCACACGAAGGCACgtcaaaaaatgagtttATTCCCCTGGATGAATATGACCCCGAGCAAGCAAAAAGATTCAAGGCAAATTTCGATTATAGAAATGTTATTGGTCCATTTCTTGGCAAAGATAAGCCTGTTGTAACAGAAGCAGATTCACTTACTCCATCGGAATTGAGTGGTGGTGTGATATGTTTAGGCAGAGGTGCATATAAAGAGTACATCACTGGTCTTCATGAAGGATTGTTGGGTCCATTAGAAGCTCCGGTGAAAGTGAGAGTAGCGAACGCTGATGACAAGCAGTCAAGTCAGATACAATCAGCTGAAACAAATGTGGCATGTGAAACTATTACTGAAAGTCAATCTGAGGAACCAAATGTAGGTGCTGATAGTAATGCAAATGAGGATGAGAAACATTCTGAAGAGGAACACTCCGAAGAGAAACAATCGGAAAAAgactcaaaatcaaaaatatccaaGCCTTTCATCACTCCGGCAGATTACgcaaatgttgaaatacCACACGAACTATCACTCTCGGGTCAAAGTTCTGTGGTAAGAGATCCAAAGACCAATATACCACTTCTACTTCATCAGCCTGTTCTTGCAATCTCAGTCCCAAATCTCGTAggatttttgaagataccGGAGAGAATTTACAGGTTTTATAGAAAACGGTACTACTGCGAAGAAGTTTGCTCTGCTGTAACTGATCTCGTTGTtcagaaaaatatcaggCCGTTCAGTCATCCACAGGACTTAGGGTTGGCTattgaagaggaagatgattGGCCAAAAAGTTGGGTAAAGGAGGGGTTGAAGCGTCAAAGTGAATGGACAAGTGACCTAAAAGATGATCCAAGAATCGTTGAATATGTAACTCTCTATAATGAGAAAAAGGAGGAGTAA